In one Tenuifilum sp. 4138str genomic region, the following are encoded:
- the gyrA gene encoding DNA gyrase subunit A produces the protein MSEGERIIQINIEEEMKSSYIDYSMSVIVSRALPDVRDGLKPVHRRVLFGMADLGLNAGKPFKKSARIVGEVLGKYHPHGDSSVYEAMVRMAQDWAMRYPLVDGQGNFGSVDGDSPAAMRYTEARLTRIAEETLADIDKNTVDFKLNFDDTLEEPTVLPTKIPLLLVNGTSGIAVGMATNMPPHNLCEIVDAICATVDNPEITIDELLKYVKGPDFPTGGIIYGYQGVKEAYLSGKGRVVIRSRTEIEQTESGRSKIIVTEIPYMVNKAEMIKKIADLINDKKIEGISYINDESDRQGTRVVIILKKEAVANVVLNNLFKHTQLQSTFAINNIALVDGRPKQLNLKDLIVQFIKHRHNIILRRTQYELDEAQKRAHILEGLLIAIDHIDEVINLIRAASSPNEAKEKLMERFGLSEVQAQAIIDMRLRSLTGLEREKVKQEYEELLKQIAYLKKVLEDENLQKKIIKDEMIEMKVKYGDNRKTEIVPDAEEFNPEDFYADEEVVITISHMGYIKRTPLYEYKLQSRGGVGSKGSTTRDEDFIEHIYVASMHNTMLFFTEKGKCYWLKVYEIPEGNKASKGRAIQNLINIENDDTIRAYINVKTLTDPEYLNNNYIVLSTRNGIIKKTSLEAYSRPRQSGVMAITIKEGDQLIEACLTNGNKQIILAAREGKAIRFHEKLVRPIGRTGSGVRGMNLAQGDSIIGMICVEENENKDILVVAENGYGKRSKLDDYRVTGRGGKGVKTITITPKTGKLISIKAVDDNNDIMIINKSGLTIRLSVKELRVIGRTAQGVKLINLRKNDSIAAIANVEASDEENIDQQETIDNDESVNE, from the coding sequence ATGTCTGAGGGTGAAAGGATTATACAGATCAACATTGAGGAGGAAATGAAATCATCGTACATTGACTATTCAATGTCGGTGATAGTATCAAGAGCATTACCCGATGTGCGTGACGGTTTAAAACCCGTTCACAGAAGGGTTCTTTTCGGAATGGCCGATCTGGGGCTCAATGCAGGTAAACCATTCAAGAAATCGGCACGTATAGTGGGTGAGGTCCTGGGTAAGTACCACCCTCATGGCGACTCTTCGGTTTATGAGGCAATGGTTCGCATGGCTCAGGATTGGGCAATGCGCTACCCGCTGGTTGATGGACAGGGTAACTTTGGTTCAGTTGACGGCGATAGTCCTGCAGCCATGCGTTACACGGAGGCTAGGCTTACCAGAATTGCAGAGGAGACACTTGCCGATATCGACAAGAATACCGTTGACTTTAAGCTAAACTTTGACGATACCCTGGAAGAACCCACGGTGCTTCCTACCAAAATACCCCTTCTTCTGGTTAACGGCACATCAGGTATCGCCGTAGGGATGGCCACCAACATGCCTCCCCACAACCTCTGCGAGATTGTTGACGCCATTTGTGCCACTGTGGATAACCCCGAGATTACCATAGATGAACTGCTTAAATATGTTAAAGGACCCGATTTCCCAACAGGTGGTATAATATATGGTTATCAGGGAGTTAAGGAAGCATACCTTTCCGGAAAGGGTAGGGTGGTGATCCGCTCCAGAACGGAAATCGAACAAACCGAATCCGGACGCTCCAAGATTATTGTTACGGAAATACCCTATATGGTAAATAAGGCCGAAATGATTAAGAAGATTGCCGACCTTATTAACGATAAGAAAATTGAGGGTATCAGCTATATTAACGATGAATCCGACAGGCAAGGAACCCGCGTTGTAATAATCCTTAAAAAAGAGGCAGTTGCCAATGTTGTATTAAACAATTTATTTAAGCACACTCAGCTGCAATCTACTTTTGCTATCAACAATATAGCTTTGGTGGATGGACGTCCCAAGCAGCTTAACCTGAAGGATTTAATTGTACAGTTCATTAAGCACAGGCATAACATTATCCTGCGTCGTACACAATATGAGCTAGATGAAGCTCAAAAACGGGCCCATATCCTGGAAGGATTACTAATAGCCATTGACCATATCGATGAGGTGATTAACCTTATACGTGCTGCTTCTTCGCCTAACGAAGCCAAGGAAAAGCTTATGGAAAGGTTTGGTCTTAGCGAAGTTCAAGCCCAAGCCATCATCGATATGCGCTTAAGGAGCCTTACCGGGCTTGAGCGTGAAAAGGTTAAGCAGGAATATGAGGAACTTCTAAAGCAAATTGCTTACCTCAAAAAGGTTCTAGAGGATGAAAACCTTCAGAAAAAGATCATCAAGGATGAGATGATCGAGATGAAGGTAAAGTATGGCGATAATCGTAAAACTGAGATTGTGCCTGATGCTGAAGAGTTTAACCCCGAAGATTTTTATGCCGACGAGGAAGTGGTTATCACCATTTCCCACATGGGTTATATCAAGCGTACTCCACTATATGAGTACAAGCTTCAATCCAGGGGGGGGGTAGGCTCAAAAGGTAGCACAACCCGCGATGAGGATTTCATTGAGCACATCTATGTAGCATCCATGCATAACACCATGCTTTTCTTCACTGAAAAAGGCAAGTGTTACTGGTTAAAAGTGTACGAAATACCTGAAGGTAACAAGGCTTCAAAGGGCAGGGCTATCCAGAACCTTATTAACATTGAGAACGACGACACAATACGTGCATACATTAATGTTAAAACATTAACCGACCCTGAGTACCTGAATAACAACTATATTGTTCTTAGCACAAGGAATGGTATAATTAAAAAGACATCGCTAGAGGCGTATAGCCGTCCACGACAGAGTGGTGTAATGGCAATTACCATCAAAGAGGGCGATCAGCTCATAGAGGCATGCCTAACCAATGGTAACAAGCAAATCATCCTAGCTGCTCGCGAAGGAAAAGCCATTCGTTTCCACGAAAAACTTGTACGTCCAATAGGTAGAACCGGAAGTGGCGTTAGGGGAATGAATCTAGCACAAGGCGATTCCATTATTGGCATGATTTGTGTTGAAGAAAATGAAAACAAGGATATACTGGTTGTAGCAGAAAACGGTTATGGTAAACGTTCTAAACTTGACGATTACCGAGTTACCGGTAGAGGTGGAAAAGGTGTTAAAACAATAACTATTACACCAAAAACAGGTAAACTTATAAGCATTAAAGCCGTTGACGACAATAACGACATAATGATTATAAACAAGAGCGGTTTAACCATCCGATTGAGTGTAAAAGAACTTCGAGTTATTGGCAGAACAGCACAGGGTGTTAAGCTAATTAACCTCAGGAAAAACGATTCCATTGCAGCTATAGCCAATGTGGAGGCAAGCGATGAAGAAAATATCGATCAACAAGAAACCATTGATAATGACGAATCAGTAAACGAGTAA
- the selD gene encoding selenide, water dikinase SelD: MSTNFDLLTNVEYGGCSAKIPASVLESILLNLPKVTDPNVLVDIDTHDDAGVFRINEDLAIILTTDFFPPVCSDPFEFGQIAATNSLSDVYAMGGEPFLALNIAMFPSSKIPLDAYRQILEGGASVAQKANTIIIGGHTIDDYPPKYGLAVVGRVHPDKVITNAGLQPGDALILTKPLGTGVVVAAKRLGIVSETAYSEALFWMKQLNNTAAQVMQTVGVKGATDITGFGLIGHVYKMAKASRVGVKLYTSKIPLLPEVYQLVDEGCIPGAAFRNLEFVGGHLNGDPNVDYNIKMLMCDAQTSGGILMGVKPERVNEALSLLKEAGLTYSAVVGEVFEGDNILITS, translated from the coding sequence ATGAGTACCAATTTCGACTTGTTAACCAATGTGGAGTACGGTGGCTGTTCGGCTAAGATTCCAGCTTCGGTGCTCGAGTCCATTCTGCTTAACCTGCCCAAGGTGACCGATCCCAATGTGTTGGTAGATATTGATACCCACGACGATGCTGGGGTTTTCAGGATAAATGAGGATTTAGCCATAATTCTCACCACCGATTTTTTCCCCCCTGTATGTAGCGATCCGTTTGAGTTTGGACAAATAGCTGCAACCAATTCATTGAGCGATGTTTACGCCATGGGAGGCGAACCTTTCCTTGCGCTCAACATAGCCATGTTTCCTTCTAGTAAAATCCCTTTAGATGCCTACAGGCAAATCCTTGAGGGTGGGGCAAGTGTAGCCCAAAAAGCAAATACAATTATTATTGGTGGTCACACCATCGACGACTATCCCCCAAAGTATGGGTTAGCCGTGGTGGGTAGAGTTCATCCTGATAAGGTGATTACCAATGCCGGCTTACAACCTGGCGATGCTTTGATCTTGACTAAACCTTTGGGCACTGGGGTAGTGGTAGCCGCTAAGCGCTTAGGTATTGTATCCGAAACAGCTTACAGCGAGGCCCTTTTCTGGATGAAACAGCTTAACAACACTGCCGCACAGGTCATGCAAACCGTTGGTGTTAAAGGTGCTACCGATATTACCGGGTTTGGGCTTATTGGCCACGTATACAAAATGGCTAAGGCAAGCCGCGTTGGTGTTAAGCTTTACACAAGCAAAATACCCCTGCTTCCTGAGGTATATCAACTTGTGGATGAGGGCTGCATTCCCGGTGCTGCATTCCGTAATCTCGAGTTTGTAGGCGGCCATTTGAATGGTGACCCAAATGTTGACTACAATATTAAAATGCTGATGTGCGATGCACAAACGTCGGGAGGAATACTAATGGGTGTTAAGCCTGAAAGGGTTAATGAGGCCCTTAGTCTTTTAAAAGAGGCTGGTTTAACGTATTCGGCAGTAGTAGGGGAGGTTTTTGAAGGTGATAATATATTGATTACTAGTTAG
- the yedF gene encoding sulfurtransferase-like selenium metabolism protein YedF, with protein sequence MTKIIDCRGQLCPQPLINTKKALKESVKDETIQVLIDNATSCQNVSRFLADNAIPFTVDEQNGLFTLTINPTDSEFNTKKEAEEYCEVSFPPRSKKYIVVLTSHLMGNGDNDLGKILMKGFLNTLPSLEGLPEEIICYNSAVTLAVKGSDTAQSLVKLMEMGVKITLCGTCVDFFSIKDKIEVGTISNMLYIAERLSSGIHTVKP encoded by the coding sequence ATGACAAAAATTATTGATTGTCGTGGACAGCTATGTCCTCAGCCACTTATCAATACTAAAAAGGCTCTGAAAGAATCGGTTAAGGATGAAACGATTCAGGTTTTAATTGACAACGCAACATCGTGCCAGAATGTTTCCCGTTTTTTAGCCGATAACGCAATCCCATTTACCGTTGATGAACAGAATGGACTTTTTACCCTAACAATCAATCCAACCGATTCGGAATTTAATACCAAGAAAGAGGCAGAGGAATACTGCGAGGTCAGTTTTCCACCCAGAAGCAAAAAATACATTGTTGTTCTTACCAGCCATTTAATGGGAAATGGAGACAATGATCTGGGAAAAATTCTCATGAAAGGTTTTTTAAACACTCTACCCAGTCTCGAAGGGCTTCCGGAGGAGATCATTTGTTACAACAGCGCAGTTACACTTGCTGTAAAGGGTAGCGATACTGCTCAGAGCCTAGTAAAACTCATGGAAATGGGTGTTAAAATCACACTTTGCGGAACTTGTGTCGATTTCTTTAGTATAAAGGATAAAATTGAGGTGGGAACAATCTCTAATATGCTCTATATTGCTGAAAGGCTTAGCTCAGGAATCCATACTGTTAAACCGTAG
- a CDS encoding thioredoxin family protein has product MKRLLLLNLLILLGLMAYAQVNIYNPNADAKAEIAAAINKAKQENKHVFIQIGGNWCPWCVKLHNFMNADSTISEILTKNYVVVKVNYSKENKNLDVLEKLEKPQRFGFPVLVILNSNGNRIHTQDSGLLESGDGYDRRKVLNFLKNWTPEALK; this is encoded by the coding sequence ATGAAACGATTATTGCTACTAAATCTATTAATTTTATTGGGATTGATGGCTTATGCCCAGGTAAACATATATAATCCCAATGCCGACGCTAAGGCTGAAATTGCAGCCGCAATTAACAAAGCAAAACAGGAAAACAAGCATGTTTTTATTCAAATTGGAGGCAATTGGTGCCCATGGTGCGTTAAACTCCATAATTTTATGAACGCAGATTCAACTATATCCGAAATCCTAACCAAAAACTACGTTGTGGTTAAGGTTAACTACAGCAAGGAAAATAAAAATTTAGATGTTCTGGAAAAGCTTGAAAAACCGCAGCGTTTTGGTTTTCCTGTTCTTGTGATTTTAAATTCCAATGGAAACAGAATCCACACTCAGGATTCGGGTTTGCTAGAGTCTGGCGATGGTTACGACCGAAGAAAAGTTCTGAATTTCCTAAAGAACTGGACACCAGAAGCACTTAAATAA
- a CDS encoding DUF3343 domain-containing protein, which produces MDERKGKCLLLFQSIHKVMQAEHIIAGLGVQYQIIPVPKEYSSECGMCIEIDCSDSNNLLAELQLDRLSFNIVIKVDS; this is translated from the coding sequence ATGGATGAACGGAAAGGAAAATGTTTACTCCTTTTTCAGAGTATTCATAAGGTAATGCAAGCTGAGCATATTATTGCAGGTTTAGGCGTGCAGTATCAAATAATTCCAGTACCCAAGGAGTACAGCTCTGAATGTGGAATGTGTATTGAAATTGATTGTTCTGATAGCAATAATCTTTTAGCTGAATTACAACTAGATAGATTATCGTTTAACATAGTAATAAAAGTAGATTCATGA
- the tpx gene encoding thiol peroxidase: MKTVTFGGNPVTLTGEQVKAGDKALEFTALDNSLKPVKMSDFKGKVKLISVFPSIDTSVCSVQNHKFNKTASEFGDKVVFLAISNDLPFALKRFCGAEGITNLVTLSDHRDLEFGTNYGFLIKELRLLARGVVIIDKDDIIKYVEYVPEIAQEPNYDAAIKVLKELVK, from the coding sequence ATGAAAACAGTAACATTTGGCGGAAATCCCGTAACCCTAACAGGCGAACAGGTTAAGGCAGGCGATAAAGCTTTAGAATTTACGGCCCTTGATAACTCTCTAAAGCCTGTAAAAATGAGCGATTTTAAGGGAAAAGTAAAACTAATTTCCGTTTTCCCATCCATTGACACCAGCGTATGTTCGGTTCAGAACCACAAGTTCAACAAGACCGCATCGGAATTTGGCGATAAGGTGGTATTTTTAGCGATCTCGAACGATTTGCCTTTTGCCCTAAAGCGTTTTTGTGGAGCTGAGGGAATTACCAACTTAGTTACCCTTTCGGATCATAGAGACCTGGAGTTTGGTACAAACTATGGTTTTCTGATAAAGGAATTAAGGCTTCTTGCCCGTGGTGTTGTGATAATAGATAAGGATGATATCATTAAATACGTGGAGTATGTACCTGAAATTGCCCAAGAACCAAACTACGATGCTGCAATTAAAGTTTTAAAAGAATTAGTTAAGTAG
- a CDS encoding tetratricopeptide repeat protein, giving the protein MKRLTILISMLFVAVMVTAQTSKEINFDQYAKKVEKSNAEIQDPKKNTKDATWIKRGELMIDLFDAQILRAYVGMDPNTFTLVVGKPIQQEKVEVDGVQLDKYVMERVNFYFNNGQLERWEVTKPVIDKPLDLALESFMKAIEIDTKGKSTKKLQEYLVKLKGLYVNEGSNQYTLKDYKGAFESFKKVIEIGTLPILNQKDTAIYYYAGLSAQLAGLLEESIPYYQKSIELGFANDGAVYFNIFDAYKNLNKGDEGLKYLEEGFIKYPKNTNVLFSLISYYIDKQEDPTKILVYIDKAIETEPNNSSLYFAKGTLYDRLGDGENALEAYKKAIEIDPNFFDAYYNIGALYFNKGVKYIEEANKVPARELDKYDALMEKANAEFKNSMPYMEQAYKVNPNSKEAVEALKNIYFRFRNESQEMLDKYNEFNEKAKQM; this is encoded by the coding sequence ATGAAACGACTAACAATTTTAATTTCAATGCTCTTTGTTGCTGTAATGGTAACAGCGCAAACCAGCAAGGAAATCAATTTCGATCAGTATGCCAAAAAGGTTGAAAAAAGCAACGCCGAAATCCAGGATCCCAAAAAGAATACCAAGGATGCCACATGGATTAAGAGGGGTGAGCTTATGATAGACCTTTTTGATGCTCAAATCCTTAGGGCATACGTTGGAATGGATCCAAATACATTTACGCTTGTTGTTGGAAAACCCATACAGCAGGAAAAAGTTGAAGTTGATGGGGTTCAACTCGATAAGTATGTTATGGAAAGGGTTAACTTCTACTTCAACAACGGTCAACTTGAACGCTGGGAGGTTACTAAGCCCGTTATTGATAAACCTTTGGATTTGGCCCTTGAAAGTTTCATGAAAGCAATTGAGATCGACACCAAGGGTAAGAGCACCAAGAAATTGCAAGAATACCTTGTAAAGCTAAAAGGTCTATACGTTAACGAAGGTTCAAACCAGTATACTCTAAAAGATTATAAGGGTGCCTTTGAATCCTTCAAAAAGGTTATAGAAATTGGAACACTTCCAATACTCAACCAGAAAGACACTGCAATTTATTACTATGCAGGTTTATCGGCTCAACTTGCCGGATTACTTGAGGAATCAATTCCATACTACCAGAAATCCATTGAACTTGGTTTTGCCAACGATGGTGCTGTTTACTTTAATATATTTGATGCCTACAAGAACCTTAATAAAGGCGATGAAGGTCTAAAATACCTAGAGGAAGGTTTCATAAAGTATCCCAAAAACACAAACGTATTGTTCTCTCTAATTTCTTACTATATCGATAAGCAAGAAGATCCTACTAAGATTCTTGTTTACATTGATAAGGCAATTGAAACCGAGCCAAACAACTCATCGCTTTACTTTGCAAAGGGTACATTGTACGATAGGCTGGGAGATGGCGAAAATGCCCTTGAAGCCTACAAAAAAGCTATTGAGATTGATCCTAATTTCTTTGATGCTTACTACAATATTGGTGCGCTTTACTTCAATAAAGGTGTAAAGTACATTGAGGAAGCTAATAAGGTTCCTGCTCGTGAACTCGATAAATACGATGCTCTTATGGAAAAGGCTAATGCAGAATTTAAGAACTCAATGCCTTACATGGAGCAAGCATATAAAGTAAATCCCAATAGCAAGGAAGCTGTTGAAGCTTTGAAAAATATCTATTTTCGCTTCCGTAACGAGAGCCAGGAAATGTTGGATAAGTACAATGAATTCAACGAGAAGGCAAAACAGATGTAA
- a CDS encoding aminotransferase class V-fold PLP-dependent enzyme: MANYYFDNSATGHPKPPDVAQYINEYLKLGGTYGRSAYDRVINVSRIVEHTRTLLARLLGTSLTENIVFTYNATHALNNAIKGFSYRKKRVLISPLEHNAVTRPVLHLQNTIGLEFDIMPYNPDGSINLEGLRLFDLKSYDLCIVNHVSNVNGVVQPIAELKALLGDIPLLVDASQSAGHIPIEVDTWNIDMLALTGHKGLMGPTGTGCLFVRSPEIIIPLIHGGTGSRSDSFLMPDFLPDRFEAGTPNVLGIFGLYGALSANVTNCYEHEHFMDLLDRVERLKSFKVFRSLDVNHQASLFSITSNKYSPSELSEQLFKRYSIETRSGLHCAPLAHQTLKTFPMGTVRFSLSKYHNSTDLNYLYSALKELNHG, translated from the coding sequence ATGGCGAACTATTACTTCGATAATTCGGCTACCGGTCACCCTAAGCCACCTGATGTTGCCCAATACATCAATGAGTACCTGAAGCTTGGTGGCACCTATGGACGTAGTGCATACGATAGGGTCATTAATGTTTCTAGGATAGTTGAGCATACCCGAACCTTACTCGCTAGGCTATTAGGCACTAGCCTTACCGAAAATATAGTGTTTACATATAACGCAACCCATGCACTCAATAATGCCATAAAGGGTTTTTCCTACCGGAAAAAACGAGTACTTATTTCCCCCTTGGAGCATAATGCGGTAACACGCCCTGTGTTGCACCTGCAGAATACTATTGGACTTGAGTTCGATATCATGCCTTACAACCCCGATGGTTCAATAAATCTTGAAGGCCTCAGGCTATTCGATCTAAAATCATACGATCTGTGTATTGTTAACCATGTTAGTAATGTGAATGGGGTTGTACAGCCTATTGCTGAGCTAAAAGCTCTGCTGGGTGATATTCCGCTGCTTGTCGATGCAAGTCAGTCGGCAGGGCATATTCCTATTGAGGTGGATACCTGGAACATCGATATGCTAGCATTAACTGGGCATAAGGGGTTGATGGGACCAACCGGAACAGGTTGCCTGTTTGTTCGCTCCCCCGAAATAATCATCCCGTTAATACATGGGGGTACAGGTTCCCGTTCCGATAGCTTTCTGATGCCCGACTTTTTACCCGATAGGTTTGAGGCCGGAACCCCTAATGTTTTGGGTATTTTCGGTTTATATGGAGCCCTATCGGCAAATGTAACCAATTGCTATGAGCACGAACATTTTATGGACCTACTCGATAGGGTTGAGCGTTTAAAATCATTTAAAGTGTTCCGATCCCTTGATGTTAACCATCAGGCATCGTTATTCTCAATAACTTCCAATAAATACAGCCCTTCAGAACTGTCGGAGCAGCTTTTCAAGCGCTACTCCATTGAAACCCGAAGTGGTCTTCACTGTGCACCGCTTGCGCACCAAACCCTAAAGACGTTCCCTATGGGTACTGTCAGGTTTTCGCTTTCCAAATACCATAATTCAACCGATTTGAATTACCTTTACTCTGCCCTGAAAGAGCTCAATCATGGATGA
- a CDS encoding ATP-dependent Clp protease ATP-binding subunit, with the protein MEQKFSQKIKDVIAYSREEAIRLGNTAITPDHLFLGILRDGEGEAINILLSEGLNLNDLKKSIDSRLLQPADNNSGIDESEDISIYKSTERVLKIVILEARSLKSDTINTAHLLLAILKDETSYITQLLLEHDVDYETVRKHLIVEDSGDKDDFSGGGSEDDEGEGGIFGNMGRSGQSSSKSSDTPVLDNFGIDLTKAAEEGRLDPIIGREREIERIAQILSRRKKNNPILIGEPGVGKSAIAEGLALRIVKKKVSRVLFNKRVIALDLASIVAGTKYRGQFEERMKAILNELTRSPNIILFIDEIHTIVGAGGATGSLDAANMLKPALARGELQCIGATTLDEYREHIEKDGALERRFQKVMIEPTTPEETIDILNNIKERYEEHHNVTYTPDAIEACVKLTMRYISDRHLPDKAIDALDEAGSRVHISNIKVPESILKLEKLIEETKKEKIKAVKNQMFELAAKYRDNEKKLIEQLEAEQARWEKELTKHRETVDAEKVAEVVAMMTGVPVQRIAQAEGARLLKMADELKRSVIGQDEAIDKIVKAIQRNRAGLKDPNRPIGSFIFLGPTGVGKTQLAKVLAKYLFDTTDNLIRIDMSEYMEKFSVSRLVGAPPGYIGYEEGGQLTEKVRRKPYSVVLLDEVEKAHPDVFHILLQVLDEGQLTDSIGRRVDFKNTIIIMTSNIGTRDLKEFGQGVGFATKAKSEAKSDYEKSIIQKALKKAFAPEFLNRIDDIVMFNSLTKSDIHKIIDIELKGLFDRVAGLGYTIKISTAAKDFITEKGYDVQYGARPLKRAIQKYLEDPLAEALIKSDAKPGAVFLVGYSKKNDEITIRTAKAEEEVTNADEE; encoded by the coding sequence ATGGAACAAAAGTTTTCACAAAAAATCAAAGATGTTATAGCATACAGTCGCGAGGAGGCTATCCGATTGGGTAATACAGCCATTACCCCCGATCATCTTTTTTTGGGTATTCTTCGTGATGGTGAGGGCGAAGCAATCAATATTCTGCTTTCGGAGGGTTTAAATCTAAACGATCTAAAAAAGTCAATTGACAGTCGGTTGTTACAACCCGCTGATAATAATTCGGGTATTGATGAGTCTGAGGACATTAGTATTTACAAATCAACCGAAAGGGTTTTAAAAATCGTAATACTTGAAGCCCGTTCGCTTAAAAGCGATACTATCAATACAGCCCATCTTTTACTCGCAATTCTAAAGGATGAAACCAGCTATATCACCCAGCTGCTACTAGAGCATGATGTTGATTACGAAACGGTTCGTAAACATTTGATTGTGGAGGATTCGGGTGATAAAGATGACTTTTCCGGCGGTGGCAGCGAGGATGATGAAGGCGAAGGTGGTATTTTTGGCAACATGGGGCGTTCAGGTCAATCATCCTCTAAGTCGTCCGATACCCCAGTATTGGATAACTTTGGGATTGATCTTACCAAAGCCGCCGAGGAGGGTCGTTTAGACCCAATAATCGGACGAGAGAGGGAAATAGAGCGAATAGCGCAAATACTGAGCCGCCGGAAAAAGAATAATCCAATCCTCATTGGTGAGCCTGGCGTTGGTAAATCGGCTATTGCTGAAGGGTTAGCCCTACGAATTGTTAAAAAGAAAGTATCGCGTGTGCTATTCAACAAACGGGTAATCGCACTCGATTTAGCATCAATAGTTGCCGGCACAAAGTATCGGGGACAGTTTGAGGAACGCATGAAAGCCATACTAAATGAGCTTACCCGTAGCCCAAACATTATTCTTTTCATTGACGAGATTCATACAATTGTAGGAGCAGGCGGAGCCACCGGTTCGCTCGATGCCGCCAACATGCTCAAACCCGCACTTGCCCGTGGCGAACTCCAATGCATTGGGGCAACTACACTTGATGAATATCGTGAGCACATTGAGAAAGATGGAGCGCTTGAGCGTCGGTTCCAAAAGGTAATGATTGAACCCACAACACCTGAAGAGACGATTGACATACTCAATAACATTAAGGAGAGATACGAGGAACACCATAACGTTACCTATACCCCCGACGCCATTGAGGCATGTGTGAAGCTTACCATGCGATACATCAGCGACAGGCATTTGCCCGATAAGGCAATAGATGCCCTGGATGAGGCCGGTTCGCGCGTTCATATCTCAAACATCAAGGTTCCTGAGAGTATTCTCAAGCTGGAAAAACTCATTGAGGAGACCAAAAAGGAAAAGATCAAAGCAGTTAAGAACCAGATGTTTGAGCTAGCGGCAAAGTATCGTGATAACGAGAAAAAACTTATTGAACAGCTAGAAGCAGAGCAAGCGCGGTGGGAAAAAGAGCTAACTAAACATCGCGAAACTGTAGATGCAGAAAAGGTAGCCGAAGTTGTTGCCATGATGACTGGGGTTCCCGTTCAGCGTATAGCTCAGGCTGAAGGCGCACGTCTACTCAAAATGGCCGATGAGCTGAAGCGCTCAGTTATTGGTCAGGACGAGGCAATTGATAAGATTGTTAAGGCTATTCAACGTAACCGCGCCGGGCTAAAGGATCCGAATCGTCCTATTGGTTCGTTTATCTTTCTTGGACCAACCGGTGTTGGAAAAACACAGCTTGCAAAGGTTCTGGCAAAATACCTTTTCGATACTACCGATAACCTAATACGTATCGATATGAGCGAGTACATGGAGAAATTCTCCGTGTCGCGGCTTGTTGGTGCGCCTCCGGGATACATTGGTTACGAAGAGGGAGGTCAGCTCACTGAGAAAGTTCGTCGAAAACCCTACTCGGTGGTATTGCTCGATGAAGTTGAAAAAGCACACCCCGATGTTTTTCACATTCTACTCCAGGTTTTGGACGAAGGCCAACTAACCGACAGCATAGGACGTAGGGTTGATTTTAAGAATACCATAATAATTATGACCTCCAACATTGGAACCCGTGATTTGAAGGAGTTTGGACAGGGTGTTGGTTTTGCCACAAAAGCCAAGTCGGAGGCAAAAAGCGATTACGAGAAAAGTATAATCCAAAAGGCACTGAAAAAAGCCTTTGCCCCCGAATTCTTAAACCGTATTGATGACATTGTTATGTTCAACTCGCTTACCAAGAGCGATATACACAAAATCATCGATATTGAGCTTAAAGGATTATTCGACAGGGTTGCTGGTTTAGGCTATACCATTAAGATTTCGACTGCAGCCAAGGATTTCATCACGGAAAAGGGATATGATGTTCAGTATGGCGCCCGTCCACTAAAACGAGCCATTCAAAAGTATCTGGAGGATCCATTAGCTGAAGCCTTAATAAAGAGCGATGCAAAACCTGGTGCAGTATTCCTGGTTGGCTATAGTAAAAAGAATGACGAAATTACCATTCGAACAGCAAAAGCTGAAGAGGAGGTTACCAACGCTGATGAAGAGTAA